The following proteins come from a genomic window of Streptomyces sp. NBC_00539:
- a CDS encoding ECF transporter S component, giving the protein MTAARPLPLGPRAAAALTLVTLIGIAAFGWPLLADGRSGLSHSQDAPWLFAALLPLLVAVVVATIADQGMDSKAVAMLGVLAAVGAALRPLGAGTAGLEPMFFLMVLSGRVLGPGFGFVLGSVTMFASALLTGGVGPWMPFQMLALGWFSLGAGLLPGPGRIRGRAEVWMLAAYGCVGSFAYGTVMNLQGWVLLQGMGQGISFHPGDPVPANLARFLAYCLATSVGWDLGRAALTVVLTLALGTTLLKALRRATRKAAFDAPICFDMR; this is encoded by the coding sequence ATGACCGCCGCCCGCCCCCTGCCCCTCGGGCCCCGCGCCGCCGCCGCGCTGACCCTCGTCACCCTCATCGGCATCGCCGCCTTCGGCTGGCCCCTGCTCGCCGACGGCCGCTCCGGCCTCTCCCACTCCCAGGACGCCCCCTGGCTCTTCGCGGCGCTCCTGCCGCTGCTGGTTGCGGTGGTCGTCGCCACGATCGCCGACCAGGGGATGGACTCCAAGGCCGTCGCCATGCTGGGCGTGCTGGCCGCGGTGGGCGCCGCGCTGCGACCGCTGGGCGCCGGTACGGCCGGCCTGGAGCCCATGTTCTTCCTGATGGTGCTCAGCGGCCGCGTCCTGGGTCCCGGTTTCGGTTTCGTCCTCGGCTCCGTGACGATGTTCGCGTCCGCGCTGCTCACGGGCGGTGTGGGGCCGTGGATGCCGTTCCAGATGCTGGCGCTGGGCTGGTTCTCGCTGGGCGCCGGGCTGCTTCCGGGGCCCGGCCGGATCCGGGGGCGGGCCGAGGTGTGGATGCTCGCGGCGTACGGGTGCGTGGGCTCGTTCGCCTACGGCACGGTCATGAACCTGCAGGGCTGGGTGCTGCTCCAGGGCATGGGCCAGGGCATCTCCTTCCACCCGGGCGACCCGGTGCCGGCGAACCTGGCCCGTTTCCTCGCGTACTGCCTCGCCACCTCGGTCGGCTGGGACCTCGGCCGGGCCGCCCTGACCGTCGTACTGACGCTCGCGCTCGGCACGACCCTGCTGAAAGCGCTCCGCCGGGCGACGCGGAAAGCAGCGTTCGATGCCCCGATTTGCTTCGATATGCGTTGA
- a CDS encoding energy-coupling factor transporter transmembrane protein EcfT: MGRAPEARRGNALHAGAWWVWALGLATAASRTTNPLLLGLIVAVAGYVVAARRTAAPWARSYGAFLRLGLVVIGLRLVFSTLLGSPVPGAHTLVTLPEVALPAWAQGIRLGGRVSAEQLVFAFYDGAKLATLLVCVGAANALANPARLLKSLPAALYEAGVAVVVAMTFAPNMVADVARLRTARRLRGRPTGGVKAVLQIGLPVLEGALERSVAVAASMDARGYGRTAQVPPAVRRTTSALTLGGLLGMCAGTYGLLAAEGAVFGLPVLLMGLALALAGLRLGGRRSVRTRYRPDRWGGRAWLVAGSGAAVAALLAYAGAADPQGLRPGVVPLVAPALPLWPAAAILIGLLPALVAPVPPKEASSL; the protein is encoded by the coding sequence TTGGGCAGGGCTCCCGAGGCACGTCGGGGCAACGCCCTGCACGCAGGGGCCTGGTGGGTGTGGGCGCTCGGGCTCGCGACCGCCGCCTCGCGCACCACCAACCCGCTCCTGCTCGGGCTGATCGTCGCCGTCGCCGGTTACGTCGTCGCCGCCCGCCGCACCGCCGCGCCCTGGGCGCGCTCCTACGGCGCGTTCCTGCGGCTCGGGCTCGTCGTCATCGGCCTGCGCCTGGTCTTCTCCACCCTGCTCGGCTCGCCCGTCCCCGGCGCGCACACCCTCGTGACCCTCCCGGAGGTCGCCCTGCCCGCATGGGCGCAGGGCATCCGTCTCGGCGGTCGCGTCAGCGCCGAGCAGCTGGTCTTCGCCTTTTACGACGGCGCGAAGCTCGCCACCCTGCTGGTGTGCGTCGGCGCCGCGAACGCGCTCGCGAACCCGGCCCGGCTGCTCAAGTCGCTGCCCGCCGCCCTGTACGAGGCGGGCGTGGCCGTGGTCGTCGCGATGACCTTCGCGCCCAACATGGTGGCCGACGTGGCCCGCCTGCGCACCGCCCGCCGGCTGCGCGGGCGCCCCACCGGCGGGGTGAAGGCCGTCCTGCAGATCGGCCTGCCGGTACTGGAGGGCGCCCTGGAGCGCTCGGTGGCGGTGGCCGCCTCCATGGACGCGCGGGGGTACGGCCGCACCGCGCAGGTCCCGCCCGCCGTGCGCCGCACCACCAGCGCGCTCACCCTCGGCGGACTCCTCGGCATGTGCGCCGGAACGTACGGGCTGCTCGCGGCGGAGGGCGCCGTGTTCGGCCTGCCCGTCCTCCTGATGGGCCTCGCCCTGGCCCTGGCCGGACTGCGCCTGGGCGGCCGGCGCAGCGTCCGCACCCGGTACCGGCCCGACCGGTGGGGCGGCCGGGCCTGGCTGGTCGCCGGGTCGGGCGCGGCGGTGGCGGCCCTGCTCGCCTACGCCGGGGCGGCGGACCCGCAGGGCCTGCGCCCGGGGGTGGTGCCGCTGGTCGCCCCGGCGCTGCCGCTGTGGCCCGCGGCGGCGATCCTCATCGGGCTGCTCCCCGCCCTCGTGGCACCCGTACCGCCGAAGGAGGCGTCGTCGCTGTGA
- a CDS encoding prenyltransferase/squalene oxidase repeat-containing protein, which yields MNVRRSAAALAASAVLCLGAAPAALAAPSPSPAPVIPSGLFGQADPTYDGVWRQSFALLAQHTVGLRPAPQAIAWLSGQQCADGGFASFRADATKACDPATPLDTNATAVAVQALKALGGHDAQVKKGVDWLKSVQNEDGGWAYVPGSPSEASSTSVVISALAVAGEKPADVTSKAGKSAYDGLLSFRLGCDAEPASDRGAFGYQPTDGKLPANADATAAATLAGLGKGAVVAPASTDTPAAAPACPAGAPDPAAAAEGAAGYLAEALKKDGHLTAATPGADQPTPDTGNTADAVIALAAAGHKQSAAGALEWLKGNSAQWAKGNPAALGTLVLTAHATGTDPRAFGGTDLIAALNATGPAPQTPATGAMPARDKDEDGSGNIGWMIGAGAAAGVGIGFLLSGRRKKNQV from the coding sequence ATGAACGTCCGCCGCAGCGCAGCCGCGCTCGCCGCCTCCGCCGTGCTCTGCCTGGGCGCCGCTCCCGCCGCACTCGCCGCCCCCTCCCCCTCCCCGGCGCCGGTGATCCCCTCCGGTCTGTTCGGCCAGGCCGACCCCACCTACGACGGTGTCTGGCGCCAGTCGTTCGCCCTGCTCGCCCAGCACACGGTCGGTCTGCGCCCCGCCCCGCAGGCCATCGCCTGGCTCAGCGGCCAGCAGTGCGCCGACGGCGGCTTCGCCTCCTTCCGCGCGGACGCGACGAAGGCGTGCGACCCGGCGACGCCGCTGGACACCAACGCCACCGCGGTGGCCGTGCAGGCACTCAAGGCGCTCGGCGGCCACGACGCCCAGGTCAAGAAGGGCGTGGACTGGCTCAAGTCCGTCCAGAACGAGGACGGCGGCTGGGCGTACGTCCCGGGCTCCCCGAGCGAGGCGAGTTCCACCTCCGTCGTCATCAGCGCGCTGGCCGTGGCGGGCGAGAAGCCGGCCGACGTCACGTCGAAGGCGGGCAAGTCCGCGTACGACGGCCTGCTTTCCTTCCGGCTGGGCTGCGACGCCGAACCGGCCTCCGACCGGGGTGCCTTCGGGTACCAGCCGACCGACGGCAAGCTCCCCGCCAACGCCGACGCGACGGCCGCCGCGACCCTGGCCGGCCTCGGCAAGGGCGCCGTCGTCGCCCCGGCCTCCACGGACACCCCCGCGGCCGCCCCGGCCTGCCCGGCGGGCGCACCCGACCCCGCGGCCGCCGCCGAGGGCGCGGCCGGGTACCTGGCCGAAGCCCTCAAGAAGGACGGCCACTTGACGGCCGCCACCCCGGGCGCCGACCAGCCCACCCCCGACACCGGCAACACCGCCGACGCCGTCATCGCCCTGGCCGCGGCCGGCCACAAGCAGTCGGCGGCGGGCGCGCTGGAGTGGCTCAAGGGCAACTCGGCGCAGTGGGCCAAGGGCAACCCGGCGGCGCTGGGCACCCTGGTCCTCACCGCACACGCGACGGGCACCGACCCGCGGGCCTTCGGCGGCACCGACCTGATCGCGGCGCTGAACGCGACGGGCCCGGCCCCGCAGACGCCGGCGACGGGCGCCATGCCCGCACGTGACAAGGACGAGGACGGCTCCGGCAACATCGGCTGGATGATCGGCGCGGGCGCCGCGGCGGGCGTCGGCATCGGCTTCCTGCTGAGCGGCCGCCGGAAGAAGAACCAGGTCTGA
- a CDS encoding MBL fold metallo-hydrolase produces the protein MTPLAPPQVTDHGGGVRSIKVPIPDNPLGHTLVHVLDTDRGPVLIDTGWDDPDSWDTLVAGLAAFGIPVTGLHGVVITHHHPDHHGLSGRVREASGAWIAMHAADTEVVVRTRSAEPGVWFDYMSEKLVTAGAPEEHIAPLRAARASGRMRTLPGLRAAVPDREIVPGELLPLAGRRLRAIWTPGHTPGHVCLHLEEAHPADLPGNGRLFSGDHLLPGISPHIGLYENPQDERVTDPLGDYLDSLERVGRLRPAEVLPAHQHPFTDAPARVRELLAHHEERLDGLRELLAEPLTPWGLAERMQWNRPWEQIPYGSRNIAVSEAEAHLRRLVKQGRAEAVPGTDPVTYRAV, from the coding sequence ATGACGCCCCTCGCCCCACCTCAGGTCACCGACCACGGCGGAGGCGTGCGGAGCATCAAGGTCCCCATCCCCGACAACCCGCTCGGGCACACGCTCGTCCACGTCCTCGACACCGACCGCGGGCCCGTCCTGATCGACACCGGCTGGGACGACCCCGACTCCTGGGACACCCTGGTGGCCGGCCTCGCCGCGTTCGGCATCCCCGTCACCGGCCTCCACGGCGTGGTCATCACCCACCACCACCCCGACCACCACGGCCTGTCGGGGCGGGTCCGGGAGGCGTCGGGCGCCTGGATCGCGATGCACGCCGCCGACACCGAAGTCGTCGTACGGACCCGGTCCGCCGAACCGGGCGTCTGGTTCGACTACATGAGCGAGAAGCTGGTCACCGCCGGCGCCCCCGAGGAGCACATCGCCCCGCTGCGGGCGGCCCGGGCGAGCGGCCGGATGCGGACCCTGCCCGGGCTGCGGGCCGCCGTCCCCGACCGGGAGATCGTCCCCGGCGAGCTGCTGCCCCTCGCCGGGCGGAGGCTGCGCGCGATCTGGACCCCCGGCCACACCCCCGGCCACGTCTGCCTGCACCTGGAGGAGGCCCACCCGGCGGACCTCCCCGGCAACGGCCGCCTCTTCTCCGGGGACCACCTCCTGCCCGGCATCTCCCCGCACATCGGGCTGTACGAGAACCCGCAGGACGAGCGGGTCACCGATCCGCTCGGGGACTACCTCGACTCCCTCGAACGCGTCGGCCGCCTCCGCCCGGCCGAGGTGCTCCCCGCCCACCAGCACCCCTTCACCGACGCCCCGGCCCGGGTGCGGGAGCTGCTGGCACACCACGAGGAACGGCTGGACGGGCTCCGGGAGCTGCTCGCCGAGCCGCTGACCCCGTGGGGGCTCGCCGAGCGGATGCAGTGGAACCGGCCCTGGGAGCAGATCCCGTACGGGTCCCGGAACATCGCGGTCTCCGAAGCCGAAGCGCACCTGCGGCGGCTGGTGAAACAGGGCAGGGCGGAAGCGGTGCCGGGCACGGACCCGGTGACGTACCGGGCGGTGTGA
- a CDS encoding transglycosylase SLT domain-containing protein yields the protein MSSACSDRPCPLRKVPSVSNAVIRRIAATKKTLAGSVLALGVAGSMLATVPAQAAPMDAKAIARQMIKDPAQFAAFNQIVSRESGWNHTATNASSGAYGLVQALPASKMASAGSDWKTNPATQIKWGLDYMNSRYGSPVGAWNFWQSHHWY from the coding sequence ATGTCTTCGGCATGCAGCGACCGCCCTTGTCCCCTTCGGAAGGTTCCCTCCGTGTCCAACGCCGTCATCCGCCGCATCGCCGCCACCAAGAAGACCCTCGCGGGCTCCGTCCTCGCCCTGGGCGTCGCCGGCTCCATGCTCGCCACGGTTCCCGCCCAGGCGGCCCCGATGGACGCCAAGGCCATCGCGCGCCAGATGATCAAGGACCCGGCGCAGTTCGCGGCCTTCAACCAGATCGTGTCCCGCGAGAGTGGCTGGAACCACACCGCCACGAACGCCTCTTCCGGCGCGTACGGCCTGGTCCAGGCCCTGCCGGCCTCGAAGATGGCTTCCGCGGGCTCCGACTGGAAGACGAACCCGGCCACCCAGATCAAGTGGGGCCTGGACTACATGAACTCCCGCTACGGCAGCCCCGTGGGCGCCTGGAACTTCTGGCAGTCGCACCACTGGTACTAA
- a CDS encoding SCO2322 family protein, whose translation MRRLPVFAAALGVLLTLLAASPALASSYRYWSFWDGGAKGPWTYATQGTAARPADGTVEGFRFAVSKDAGDRASRPRADADFAAVCAGTPAVEGKKRVALVIDFGLPQDSPSGETPPQAGPRTACAQVAPDAMTAEALASVAKPLRYNSAALLCAISGYPGQGCGEPLAEGARQEPKAAPGGDGGPSAGLLAGTAAVAALAAAGVWQSRRRSR comes from the coding sequence ATGCGCCGGCTGCCCGTTTTCGCCGCCGCCCTCGGCGTCCTCCTCACCCTCCTGGCCGCGTCCCCGGCGCTGGCGTCGAGCTACCGCTACTGGTCGTTCTGGGACGGCGGCGCGAAGGGCCCCTGGACGTACGCCACCCAGGGGACGGCGGCCCGTCCGGCGGACGGAACCGTCGAGGGCTTCCGCTTCGCGGTGAGCAAGGACGCCGGGGACCGGGCGTCCCGGCCGCGGGCCGACGCCGACTTCGCGGCGGTCTGCGCGGGCACCCCGGCGGTGGAGGGCAAGAAGCGGGTGGCCCTGGTCATCGACTTCGGGCTCCCGCAGGACTCGCCCTCCGGTGAGACCCCGCCGCAGGCCGGACCGCGCACCGCCTGCGCGCAGGTGGCCCCGGACGCCATGACCGCCGAGGCGCTGGCTTCGGTGGCGAAGCCGCTGCGCTACAACAGCGCGGCGCTGCTGTGCGCGATCTCCGGCTACCCGGGGCAGGGCTGCGGGGAGCCGCTCGCGGAGGGCGCGCGGCAGGAGCCGAAGGCCGCCCCGGGCGGTGACGGCGGTCCCTCGGCGGGCCTGCTCGCGGGTACCGCGGCGGTAGCCGCCCTCGCGGCGGCCGGCGTCTGGCAGTCCCGCCGCCGCTCCCGATGA
- a CDS encoding steroid 3-ketoacyl-CoA thiolase has translation MAAEPVIVEAVRTPIGKRGGSLANLHPAYLLGETYRELLARTGIQPDCVEQIVGGTVTHAGEQSMNPARNAWLAMGLPYETAATTVDCQCGSSQQANHMVANMISGGVMDIGIACGVEAMSRVPLGSGSKHGPGKPFPDEWNVDLPNQFEAAERIARRRGLTREDVDRLGLLSQERAAAAWAEERFKRETFAVQVPTTEAEQAAGQGMWRLVDRDEGLRDTSMEALARLKPVMPTAVHTAGNSSQISDGAAAVMWASRKMARALKLKPRARIVAQTLVGADPHYHLDGPIDATRAVLGKAGMSLRDIDLVEINEAFASVVLSWAQVFDQDLEKVNVNGGGIAIGHPVGATGARLITTALHELERRDKEFALITMCAGGALATGTIIQRL, from the coding sequence ATGGCCGCGGAACCCGTCATCGTCGAAGCCGTACGCACCCCCATCGGAAAGCGCGGGGGCTCGCTCGCCAACCTCCACCCCGCCTACCTGCTCGGCGAGACGTACCGCGAACTGCTCGCCCGGACCGGAATCCAGCCCGACTGCGTCGAACAGATCGTCGGCGGCACCGTCACCCACGCCGGCGAGCAGTCGATGAACCCGGCCCGCAACGCCTGGCTGGCCATGGGCCTGCCCTACGAGACCGCCGCCACCACCGTCGACTGCCAGTGCGGCAGCTCACAGCAGGCCAACCACATGGTCGCCAACATGATCTCCGGCGGGGTCATGGACATCGGCATCGCGTGCGGCGTCGAGGCCATGAGCCGCGTCCCGCTCGGCTCGGGCTCCAAGCACGGCCCCGGCAAGCCCTTCCCGGACGAGTGGAACGTCGACCTCCCCAACCAGTTCGAGGCCGCCGAGCGGATCGCCCGCCGCCGGGGCCTGACCCGCGAGGACGTCGACCGGCTCGGCCTGCTGTCCCAGGAGCGGGCCGCGGCCGCCTGGGCCGAGGAGCGCTTCAAGCGCGAGACCTTCGCCGTGCAGGTGCCGACCACCGAGGCGGAGCAGGCGGCCGGCCAGGGCATGTGGCGACTGGTCGACCGGGACGAGGGGCTGCGGGACACCTCCATGGAGGCGCTGGCCCGGCTCAAGCCGGTCATGCCGACCGCCGTGCACACCGCCGGGAACTCCTCCCAGATCTCCGACGGCGCCGCGGCCGTGATGTGGGCCTCGCGCAAGATGGCCCGCGCCCTCAAGCTCAAGCCGCGGGCCAGGATCGTCGCCCAGACGCTGGTCGGTGCGGATCCGCACTACCACCTGGACGGGCCGATCGACGCGACGCGGGCCGTGCTCGGCAAGGCCGGGATGTCCCTGAGGGACATCGACCTCGTCGAGATCAACGAGGCGTTCGCCTCGGTCGTCCTCAGCTGGGCGCAGGTCTTCGACCAGGACCTGGAGAAGGTCAACGTCAACGGGGGCGGCATCGCGATCGGGCACCCCGTCGGCGCGACCGGCGCCCGGCTGATCACCACCGCGCTGCACGAGCTGGAACGGCGGGACAAGGAGTTCGCGCTGATCACGATGTGCGCGGGCGGCGCGCTGGCGACCGGGACGATCATCCAGCGGCTGTGA
- a CDS encoding ABC transporter ATP-binding protein, translating to MIRFEQVSVTYEGARAPALRDADFTVPEGELTLLVGPSGVGKSTLLGAVCGLVPHFTGGRLRGRVTVAGRDTRTHRPRELADVVGTVGQDPAAHFVTDVVEDELAYGMESLGLPPAVMRRRVEETLDLLGLNELRDRPLATLSGGQRQRVAIGSVLTPHPRVLVLDEPTSALDPGAAEEVLAVLQRLVHDLGTTVLMAEHRLERVVQYADRVLLLAAPGAAPVLGSPAEIMAVSPVHPPVVSLGRLAGWSPLPLSVRDARRLAAPLKARLAAAPPPTPAAPTLHPALVTGFPAPRTPEAGSPTPPMPGAQLPTHPHPAPPARDTGSPTPPTPEAGSPTPPAPEAGSPTPPAREAGFPAPPAREAGSPTPPAREAGFPAPPAREAGFPAPPAFEARGAGRSPAQPGAAGAARATAPHTSLWARLRRRDPATKPAEQPAEQPAEQPARVTHLTLRRARAEVLHDITLTVTPGETIALMGRNGAGKSTLLAALAGTLAPTTGEVLVGGLTPHRTPPPQMIRRVALVPQDPRDLLYADTVAAECAAADSDAGAAPGTCRALVTSLLPGVADDTHPRDLSEGQRLVLALALVLTGEPALLLLDEPTRGLDYAAKARLVELLRALAADGRAIILATHDVELAAELAHRVVVLAGGEVVADGPTAEVVVSSPAFAPQVAKVLAPGHWLTVSQVAAALSPPPEPSAKASTAPEGRPS from the coding sequence GTGATCCGGTTCGAGCAGGTCTCGGTCACCTACGAGGGCGCCCGCGCCCCCGCGCTGCGGGACGCGGACTTCACCGTGCCGGAGGGCGAGCTGACGTTGCTGGTCGGCCCGTCGGGAGTCGGCAAGTCGACGCTGCTGGGTGCCGTCTGCGGGTTGGTCCCGCACTTCACGGGCGGCCGGCTGCGGGGGCGGGTCACCGTTGCGGGACGGGACACGCGCACGCACCGGCCGCGGGAGCTCGCGGACGTGGTGGGCACGGTCGGGCAGGACCCGGCGGCCCACTTCGTGACGGACGTGGTGGAGGACGAGCTGGCCTACGGGATGGAGTCGCTGGGGCTGCCACCTGCGGTGATGCGGCGTCGGGTGGAGGAGACGCTGGACCTGCTGGGCCTGAACGAGCTGCGGGACCGGCCCTTGGCCACCCTGTCGGGCGGTCAGCGGCAGCGGGTCGCGATCGGGTCGGTGCTCACCCCGCACCCGCGCGTGCTGGTGCTGGACGAGCCGACGTCCGCGCTGGACCCGGGGGCGGCGGAGGAGGTGCTGGCGGTCCTGCAGCGCCTGGTGCACGACCTCGGCACGACGGTGCTGATGGCGGAGCACCGCCTGGAGCGGGTGGTGCAGTACGCCGACCGCGTGCTGCTCCTCGCCGCACCGGGCGCGGCCCCCGTCCTCGGCAGCCCGGCCGAGATCATGGCGGTCTCCCCGGTCCACCCCCCGGTCGTCTCCCTCGGCCGTCTCGCGGGCTGGTCCCCGCTCCCGCTCTCCGTCCGCGACGCCCGCCGCCTCGCCGCCCCCCTCAAAGCCCGCCTCGCAGCGGCACCGCCCCCTACCCCGGCCGCACCTACGCTTCACCCGGCCCTCGTGACCGGTTTTCCGGCCCCGCGGACGCCCGAGGCCGGTTCTCCCACCCCGCCGATGCCCGGGGCGCAGCTTCCGACCCACCCCCACCCGGCCCCGCCGGCGCGCGACACCGGTTCCCCCACCCCGCCGACACCCGAAGCCGGTTCTCCCACCCCGCCGGCGCCCGAAGCCGGTTCTCCCACCCCGCCGGCGCGCGAGGCCGGTTTTCCAGCCCCGCCGGCGCGCGAGGCCGGTTCTCCCACCCCGCCGGCGCGCGAAGCCGGTTTTCCAGCCCCGCCGGCGCGCGAGGCCGGTTTTCCAGCCCCGCCGGCGTTTGAGGCGCGGGGCGCGGGGCGGAGCCCCGCACAGCCCGGCGCAGCCGGGGCCGCTCGCGCGACGGCGCCGCACACCTCCCTCTGGGCCCGCCTCCGCCGACGCGACCCCGCCACGAAACCCGCGGAGCAACCGGCGGAGCAACCGGCGGAGCAACCGGCCCGGGTCACCCACCTCACCCTGCGCCGCGCCCGCGCCGAGGTCCTCCACGACATCACCCTCACCGTCACCCCCGGCGAAACCATCGCCCTCATGGGCCGCAACGGCGCCGGCAAGTCCACCCTCCTCGCCGCCCTCGCCGGCACCCTCGCCCCCACCACCGGCGAGGTGCTCGTCGGCGGCCTCACCCCCCACCGCACGCCACCCCCGCAGATGATCCGCCGTGTCGCGCTCGTCCCGCAGGACCCCCGTGACCTCCTGTACGCCGACACCGTCGCCGCCGAGTGCGCCGCCGCCGACTCGGACGCGGGCGCCGCCCCCGGCACCTGCCGCGCCCTCGTCACCTCCCTCCTCCCCGGCGTCGCCGACGACACCCACCCCCGCGACCTGTCCGAGGGCCAGCGCCTGGTCCTGGCCCTCGCCTTGGTCCTGACCGGCGAACCGGCCCTGCTGCTGCTCGACGAGCCGACCCGCGGCCTCGACTACGCCGCCAAGGCGCGACTGGTCGAGCTCCTGCGCGCCCTGGCCGCCGACGGCCGCGCCATCATCCTGGCCACCCATGACGTCGAGCTCGCCGCCGAGCTGGCCCACCGCGTGGTGGTCCTGGCCGGCGGGGAGGTCGTCGCCGACGGCCCGACCGCCGAGGTGGTCGTCTCCTCCCCCGCCTTCGCCCCGCAGGTGGCCAAGGTCCTGGCGCCCGGCCACTGGCTCACGGTGTCCCAGGTCGCCGCCGCCCTGTCCCCGCCGCCGGAGCCTTCGGCAAAGGCCTCCACGGCCCCGGAGGGCCGCCCCTCATGA
- a CDS encoding ferredoxin yields MGDRWQVEVDRGVCIGSGMCVNHAPAGFTLDSARQSHPREPETDANELLLTAAEGCPVEAITITLLTTGEAVFPPEE; encoded by the coding sequence ATGGGTGACCGCTGGCAGGTGGAGGTCGACCGCGGGGTGTGCATCGGCTCGGGCATGTGCGTGAACCACGCCCCGGCGGGCTTCACCCTCGACTCGGCACGCCAGTCCCACCCCCGCGAGCCGGAAACCGACGCGAACGAGCTGCTCCTGACGGCGGCCGAAGGCTGCCCGGTGGAGGCCATCACGATCACGCTGCTGACCACGGGGGAGGCGGTGTTCCCGCCGGAGGAGTAG
- a CDS encoding aldehyde dehydrogenase → MTELVEHGQLFIGGQWTDPLGDATISVVSPHTEQVIGSVPHASAADVDRAVAAARKAFDEGPWPRMTLEERIAVVSRIKDAIAVRHEEIARSISSQNGSPYSWSVLAQALGPMMVYDAAITVARDYRYEEHRQGVLGPILVRREPVGVVAAVIPWNVPQFVAAAKLAPALLTGSAVILKPSPESPLDSYILADIAREAGLPEGVLSILPADREVSEYLVGHPGVDKVAFTGSVAAGRRVMEVAARNLTRVTLELGGKSAAVILPDADLESTIAGIVPAAWMNNGQACVAQTRVLAPRSRYGEVAEALAAAAAALVVGDPLDPATQLGPLVAQRQQQRSLDYIRIGQEEGAKVLTGGGRPAGLERGWYVEPTLFGDVDNSMRIAQEEIFGPVVCLIPYGDEAEAVRVANDSEFGLSGSVWTGDVEHGLDFARAVRTGTFNVNTFSLDMLGPFGGYKNSGVGREFGPEGLSEYLEHKMIHLPAGYQAPGTGA, encoded by the coding sequence ATGACCGAGCTCGTGGAACACGGACAGCTGTTCATCGGCGGGCAGTGGACGGATCCGCTGGGCGACGCCACCATCTCCGTCGTCTCACCCCACACCGAACAGGTCATCGGCAGCGTCCCGCACGCGAGCGCGGCGGACGTGGACCGCGCCGTCGCCGCCGCCCGCAAGGCCTTCGACGAGGGGCCCTGGCCCCGGATGACCCTGGAGGAGCGGATAGCCGTCGTCTCCCGGATCAAGGACGCCATCGCCGTCCGGCACGAGGAGATCGCGCGCTCGATCAGCTCCCAGAACGGGTCCCCGTACTCCTGGAGCGTCCTCGCCCAGGCGCTGGGCCCGATGATGGTCTACGACGCCGCGATCACCGTCGCGCGCGACTACCGGTACGAGGAACACCGCCAGGGCGTGCTCGGGCCGATCCTGGTGCGGCGCGAGCCGGTGGGGGTCGTCGCCGCCGTCATCCCGTGGAACGTCCCGCAGTTCGTGGCCGCCGCCAAGCTGGCGCCCGCGCTGCTCACCGGCTCGGCGGTGATCCTCAAGCCCTCGCCGGAGTCGCCGCTCGACTCCTACATCCTGGCCGACATCGCGCGGGAGGCCGGCCTGCCGGAGGGCGTGCTGTCGATCCTGCCCGCCGACCGGGAGGTCAGCGAGTACCTCGTCGGGCACCCCGGCGTGGACAAGGTCGCCTTCACCGGTTCGGTGGCGGCCGGCAGGCGCGTCATGGAGGTCGCCGCGCGCAACCTGACCCGGGTCACCCTCGAACTCGGCGGCAAGTCCGCCGCCGTGATCCTTCCGGACGCCGACCTGGAGTCCACCATCGCCGGGATCGTCCCGGCCGCCTGGATGAACAACGGGCAGGCCTGCGTGGCCCAGACCCGGGTCCTCGCGCCGCGCAGCCGCTACGGGGAGGTGGCCGAGGCCCTCGCCGCCGCCGCGGCCGCGCTGGTCGTCGGAGACCCGCTGGACCCGGCGACGCAGCTCGGGCCGCTCGTGGCGCAGCGGCAGCAGCAGCGCTCGCTGGACTACATCCGGATCGGGCAGGAGGAAGGCGCCAAGGTCCTCACCGGCGGCGGCCGCCCGGCGGGCCTGGAGCGGGGCTGGTACGTCGAACCCACCCTCTTCGGGGACGTCGACAACTCGATGCGGATCGCCCAGGAGGAGATCTTCGGCCCGGTGGTGTGCCTGATCCCCTACGGGGACGAGGCCGAGGCGGTACGGGTCGCCAACGACTCGGAGTTCGGCCTCAGCGGCAGCGTCTGGACCGGCGACGTGGAACACGGCCTCGACTTCGCCCGCGCCGTCCGCACCGGCACCTTCAACGTGAACACCTTCAGCCTGGACATGCTGGGGCCGTTCGGCGGCTACAAGAACAGCGGCGTGGGCCGGGAGTTCGGGCCCGAGGGGCTGAGCGAGTACCTGGAGCACAAGATGATCCACCTTCCGGCGGGGTACCAGGCCCCGGGGACCGGTGCCTGA